The Girardinichthys multiradiatus isolate DD_20200921_A chromosome 11, DD_fGirMul_XY1, whole genome shotgun sequence DNA window TAAAGCACTAAGAGGTAAGAGTTTACCATTTTGAGACtgctctgttatttttttttcttttgcaaagtGTCTTCAGAGCATTTATCACTTCTTCTGTCTTTAAAGCGTATATGATAGGGTTTAGCAGAGAGGGAACAGTGTGTGATAAACTAGAGTTCAATATCCGCACATTCGGATTAATTCCAGTAGTTTTTACAACAATATTGGTGCCCAGATATGGTATAAAAAAAAGTCCCACCAGAATCAGATGAGAAGTACAAGTTCGCATTGCTTTAAGTCGTTCTTCTCCAGATGCAATCCTGCTCAGCGCTATAGAAATGCAAAGATAGGTGGCACCTATCAGTACAAGGGGAACAGAAACGACTACAGAAAAGGTGACGTTAGCCATGATGTAGTTTATAGATATATCATTACATGCCAAGCGATATGTTGGTCCATGGTCACAGAAAAAACTTGGTATTACTATAGATCCACAGAAGGACAGGCGCTCAAGAAGTCCAACCAAGACTGCAATTACCATCAACATACAAATCCATGAAAACAGCAGAATCATGACTATTGATTTTCTTGTGACAAAAACATTGTATCTTAATGGAAAGCAAATTGCAATTAATCTGTCATATGACATTGTGACAAGCGTCCATGACTGCATACCtccaaagaataaaacaaagaacatgTAACTTAGGCATGCCTCATAAACAATGTATCTCCTCTCAAACAGAAATGTGTCCAATAGTTTTGGGATGAGAGCAGTGCTCCCACACAGATCTGTCAGAGCCAAGTTAAACACTATTATGTATCTAGGAGTGTGGAGAGTCTTCACCAGGTAGATAACAGAAAGCAGAAAGCCATTGCCAAGGACAGTCATGATGTACACAAAGCACAGAAAGATGTAATAATACTTAACATGAGAGATGTTGTAAAACCCACCAAGATAGAACTTTACAGGACGAATAATTGTGGAgttaaatataatattaaacaCACCCTCTCTATGCATTATTATTTAACAGGATAGAAAGactatttcagaaaataaaaagcataacCAAGAATGgcaaagtttttttaaataacttgtcGCCTGCTCAGCAGATTAGAGAATCACAAGCGTGTGCTGTTCTCCAACCTATTCCATGTCATATTTTTCACTTATATGGCTCACCTTGTGATCATGACTAGATGCTGTCAGATGTCACTAAATGATGTCACTGAATGTCCAATGGAGTCATTAATAATATGATGCAACTTACATGTTCATTACTGTTGCCAAAACATATTGTGTCTGCACAGAGGGGCATCTCATTTAACATCCAAGACAAAATTACTTTTGTTTCAGGAATTGTTTTTCTGCATTccatcatattttaaaaatctctGTGTTTCCATACAGACAGAATTATGGCAGTTTTCTTCAAAACACaagtagaaaaacaaattaacagtCCATGAggaaattacagtttttttatttcagtttttcagtatttatttcCAGCAGATTTACATTACATGCCTGCTATTTCAACAAcgttttagttattttacctTAGTAAATACTCTTGTGCAGAACAAATTGCCTCCATGGCTGTTTTTCGTGTTTTGAGTTTGATTTGGCCAAATTTGTGTGCACAaaaaaaggaatttgacttAGGTTTCCACAACCACAATATGTAAAGCATCCCAGAAGGATAAAAATGGGGCAGCCCatttttgtatgtatgtatgtatgtatgtatgcatgcatgTATGTCGGGGTctggattgtgtgtttgtgtatgttgtGCTTGCAACATTGTGTTCAGTTCctagatggtgctggagttctcaggtgcgtTGGGGGACAGGTGCTTCttattctgctgattgcatggaggagtacttaagcaggaggtgccagcacttcgacgccAAAGTGCTTGCCTTCAGTGGTATCGAACTCAGCCACCTCTAGTCTAAGCTTTGTTTTTGTGCTCtaagtaactttgtttatgctcccTCGCAGGCTGACCCATGACTCTT harbors:
- the LOC124876827 gene encoding olfactory receptor 1-like; amino-acid sequence: MHREGVFNIIFNSTIIRPVKFYLGGFYNISHVKYYYIFLCFVYIMTVLGNGFLLSVIYLVKTLHTPRYIIVFNLALTDLCGSTALIPKLLDTFLFERRYIVYEACLSYMFFVLFFGGMQSWTLVTMSYDRLIAICFPLRYNVFVTRKSIVMILLFSWICMLMVIAVLVGLLERLSFCGSIVIPSFFCDHGPTYRLACNDISINYIMANVTFSVVVSVPLVLIGATYLCISIALSRIASGEERLKAMRTCTSHLILVGLFFIPYLGTNIVVKTTGINPNVRILNSSLSHTVPSLLNPIIYALKTEEVINALKTLCKRKKNNRAVSKW